A window of the Loxodonta africana isolate mLoxAfr1 chromosome 3, mLoxAfr1.hap2, whole genome shotgun sequence genome harbors these coding sequences:
- the CFAP107 gene encoding cilia- and flagella-associated protein 107: MFVRALSPQSYSTPSWCIEPKYSTRVLTGNWVEERRKFTRAIEKTPQCIYRKEYIPFPDHRPDQISRWYGKRRVEGLPYRHLITHHQEPSHRCLISTYDDHYNRHNYNPDLPLHRSWSGHKLLWLPEKADFPLLAPPTNYGLYEQLKQRWCRPEASPKESIYTSSYPRPPESAMSRREHAILVPPRRLHPLPSF; encoded by the exons ATGTTCGTGAGGGCGTTGAGCCCACAGTCGTACTCCACTCCCAGCTGGTGTATCGAGCCCAAGTATTCCACCCGCGTGCTCACTGGGAACTGGgtggaagagagaaggaag TTCACCAGAGCCATTGAGAAAACACCCCAGTGCATTTACAGAAAAGAGTACATCCCCTTTCCAGACCATAGGCCTGACCAGATCTCCAGGTGGTACGGAAAGAGGAGAGTGGAG GGGCTCCCATACAGACATCTGATCACCCACCACCAGGAGCCGTCGCACCGCTGTCTTATCAGCACCTATGACGACCATTACAACCGGCATAACTACAACCCAGACCTGCCCCTGCACCGTTCCTGGAGTGGGCATAAGTTGCTGTGGCTACCAGAGAAGGCAGACTTCCCTCTTCTTG CTCCCCCTACAAACTATGGACTGTACGAACAGCTGAAGCAGAGGTGGTGCAGACCTGAGGCCAGCCCCAAGGAGAGCATCTATACTTCATCTTACCCCAGACCACCTGAGTCCGCCATGTCTAGGCGGGAGCATGCGATCCTGGTCCCTCCCCGTCGCCTGCACCCTCTTCCAAGTTTCTGA